The Tenrec ecaudatus isolate mTenEca1 chromosome 17, mTenEca1.hap1, whole genome shotgun sequence sequence ttgtctcccttcctcccctgaaAGGAAACGTGCTCCACATCCCCCAGGAAGAAATGAAGAGCTCAGCGCGGATACACAGAGGCGAGTGGGCTGggggcacccccacccctccacacccACCCACAGGCCAGCATGCGCACACAATGGGCCTGCCTCTGACTGCAGCGTGCTAGGGGGGGTAATTGAAAATGTCGATCTTTATTCTGGGGGATAAACAGAGCAAGGGCCTGCAGCAGCAGGAGccggagggtggggagaaggaagcaaagGTGAAGAaagccccgggggggggggggggaaggatggATGGGACAGGGACCAGGAGAAGGGAactgggaagagggagggagggggcagcagcctAGAACTGCTCCTGACTTATGGGGGTCCCTCCCCCAACAGGAGAGCTGGGGAGGCACACCTATGCTAGCCCTCCTGTCCTTGGGGCTCCTGAGTGCTGGGGCCAGGAAAAGGGaagctgacctccccccacaagccCATCCTGCCCAGAGAGGGGGACCCAGACCCAAAGGCTCCATTGTCCCAGGGTCTGGGGCACAAAGCACACCTTCATGAGATGCTCCAGGAcctgccacccctccccactGCACTCTTGTGATTCGTTTCTGCAGGGCAGTAGAGCAGTGGCCAACCTGGGTGGATGTGGGAATGTGTCTGAGCTCAGATACCATCATGGGCGAGGGGTTGagtgtagggtgtgtgtgtgtgtgtgtgtgtgtgtgtgtgtgtgtgtgtgtgtgttgtgtccaGGTGCATGTAGGGTAAATAAGGAATGTGGATGGGGGGATGCGGTTCTTAAACACCCACCTCaatctgtgtgcctgtgtgtggcaATTCATTTGTCCCTGGGCCAGGGGAGCAGAGACAGGGAGGGACCCTCTAGGAGGCACCTCCAACCTTGGTCTCCACCACGCACCCCAGCTGCTGGAGCCAGGGGAGTGGCCAGCCATCAGGTGGGGGACACAGACTGCACAGCAACAACAGGGCAGCAGAGACCAGCCCTGACCTCAGTGCCCACGGGGCCATGGTCAACCCTGGGTGACCCTTTCACGGCCCAACAAGCAGCCGAGAGCTCCGTGCGTGTGGGCACCCGCCAGGCCAGAGCCTCACCTACTCTCCAGTACCTGCTTGCCTGTGGGAGAGAGCTGCTCTTTGTCCTTCTGCCCAGTCACTGTACTCCCAACAGGCAAGACTGAGCCTCTGCCCTTACTCTTTGCCAGGGCTCAGCCGCAGCCTGGCACACCGGACACTCGGCAAATGTTTGTCATGTGCACGGGCCCCATTTCCCAAGGACACAGGTAGACATAAGTCTTACAAGGATCAGAGCCGAGTTCCCTGCCAGGCCACAGGGCCTGCTCTGTTCTCAACCAGACCTGGGGCCTATCCTCTTCTGACCAGGGGTAGCATCATGGGGGAGGCAAGGGCAAGACACAGAGGTGGTCTGTGCCAAGTGGCCCCAAGCTAGATGGCCCTGATGTCTTAGGAGCTGAGACGCAAGGAAGACCCCATCCATCTGCCATTCCTTGGCAGGTCCATCTCTCCACAGAGCGTCTTCATCCTCCAAAGAGGGATCCTGAACCCTCCGACTGCCCTCTTTCCCCAGGGACCACAAAGAATGGCAGGGACCACAGACTCAGCCCACGGGTAAGTGCTAACTCCAGGGACAGTTTCCAAGCCCCGCCTACATCTTGTGGCCGCTGGGGCCAGGCTTAGCTGCATTCCACACTGCGCCATAAGGTTTTCATCCTGATGTTGGTCCAGGGTCTCAACCCAAACTGATCCTGACGATGCACTGAACCCTGACTCGGGCTGAGCCCTGGCCCAGATCTTGTGCTGAACCCTTCCCCTAGTCCCACTCTGAGCCCTGCTCCAGGTCATATACTGAGCCCTGATCCTGGTTACACACTGAGCCCTGACCCCCGTCACAGATCGAGCCTTGACCTTTATTTAAAATcagataataaaatgtttttttattaaaaataaaaaatttttaaataaaaataaaatcagatcATTAATGTGTCATGACTAGGACCAGTTATTTCCAGAATCAGGGCCCTGGCTTGACCATCTCTTCAACATCAGACGGGGGACTTGGACGGGCACCCCAACTCCCCTATTCAGAGGATGAGCTGTCCAGAGCTCAGTCTGTCCCTCCCCTGACGTGGTGACGGGGGAGCAGTGACTGCTGCTCCCTGCCGACCCTGACTCCCACCTGAACACGGGTAGCCCAAGCATCACTGATTTTTCCAGCCACCGTGATAAATGGCGTTGTcgacaaagtgacatctttctaATCTGCTGCAAGACAGATAGGTCCCTGGGTCCAGGCGTCCTCTGGAGAGCCCGCCCCGGCCAGCCTTGTCGGGTGTGGGCAGAACCGCACAGGCACAGTGGTCAGGGCCGAAGTCGGCAAGAGGGACAGGGGGACTCCGAATCAGGGACAGATTTTCCACAGGACCCCTCTTCAAAGTGGTTCAGTGTAACTGGGTttttgtggtggaggtggtggtggtggaggtggtggaggtggtggtggtggaggtggtgatggtggaggtggtggtggtggaggtggaggtggtggaggtggaggtggtagtggaggtggtggtggtggaggtggtggtggaggtggtggtggtggaggtggtggtggaggtggtggaggtggtggaggtggaggtggaggtggtggtggaggtggtggtggtggaggtggtggtggaggtggtggtggtggaggtggtggtggtggaggtggaggtggtggtggtggtggtggtggtggtgttcggTGGGGAAGGGGTTCTCTTTGTTTTACTTTTAGATATTCTAAAGATATTCTCAGCTCCTTTCTGTCCAAAGTGAAACCATCAATTCCATTTCCATTTTCAATTAAAACCTGAATATTAGACAAATGTGTTACAAATGAGCCACAGAGTTGTCGGCGGCCATGCCttgctgtcccccaccccctccttgggggcagCGGCTGGAGAACAGGGTCTGCCTCTGCCATGGGGTGTCTTCATGgggtctcccccctccccgcccctctctCTTTGTTCTCCTGTCCCTCCCACCTGGgaactctcctccctctcccagctCCCCGGAGTTGCCATGGCCCAGAGGGCATGGGGAGAGTCtaggacagtgtgtgtgtgtccagaatTCAGATTGTGGCTTCCAAGAGTTAAGGGAGACCCAGCCCGTCCACCCCAACCCTCCCAGAAAGCGGGTATCTGTACCCAAAGCATagcagggggagggagcaccAGGTGGGGGTGGTTGGCAGAGCCAACCCAGGGAGTGGACCAGGGGAGTACCAGGGGAGTGGAGTGATGCTGCCCCCTCCTGGCTAGTCCACACCATGCCCTCTCCCGGCTCTGCTCTGCCCCCATGGCTGCCCAGCAGGGTTTCCAGAGCCCACAGTCCGCTCCAGTCCCTGCCTACCCCTTACTTCTCTCAGTGCCCGAAACCGGACACACACCAGTCCCAGCCAGCCCCTGGCTCTCAGAACAAAGCCTTGTCCTGCGGGCAGGCTGGCCCAGTTTAACcagcagcgtgtgtgtgtgtgtgtgtgtgtgtgtgtgtgtgcgctttctCCAGTTCCCTATGCCCCCCACCCTACACACCTTCTCCACTTATTCTCTGGCCCCTCCCCAAGGAGTTCCTCCATTCCTCCCCACCTGCACCAGCCTGGCCCCTCCCAAGCTCCCTGCGTGGATGCTGACCTctgccaggcctcgggctccacaGTGGCCGGGCTAGAGAGTGGCCTTGGCCATCCTCCAGGCGAGGGCCACCCTGCGGCCCAGAGAGGGATGGCAActggccaaggtcacacagcacatTAACAGCTGGGCAGGATTACAATGCAGTACTTGCCCCAGCCTCCTTGCCCCCCAAATAAGATATTCTTAAGCTCAGAGACACCCTGGCCCCCTGAGATGCCTCCCAGCACCCTAGCCCCCTCACCCAGATCCGGAAAGAAGCAGTCGTGagtatttgaaaaacaaaaggaaTCTATCAGCAGAAGCACTGCCAGGTATAAAAAATAAGTTCTCTGGGGTCCAGCCGGGAGGGGGTGCAGGCAGGGCTGACGCTGACGGCGCCCTGGCCTCAGTCCAGAATGTGGATGACCAGCGGGCACAGGTGGGGTGAGTGCTTGATGCCCATGGTGAAAGCCGGGGTGCGGGGCTTGTGCAAACTGACCTGCTGGACATTGTGGGAGCCGGGGCCCGGCCGGGGGGTGTGATCCACGGGGTAGCCGAAGCGCTGGGCCAGGCTGTAGGAGGGGCTGCGGGGCTGGAAGACGGACAGCTCAGGCCGGGTATGCTCGGCTGGTCCCGGGCCGCCAGCCACGTCCTCCTTGTAGAACCAGTTCTTGCACTCGGGAGCCAGGCTGTAGCAGGGGGCTGCTTGGGTGGTCGGGGTGTCGGGCCCTAGCAGGAGCGGCAGGTGGTACTGGTTGGGGGCCGGGTTCCAATCCGTCACTCTGTACGGGCACCGTTGGCCAAACGTGTACTGGGGAGCCCGGCGCTCCCCGGGTGGGGGCACCTTCTCTACCTTGTACCAGGAGGCGGCAGGGGTGGGGCTCAGGCCTGGAAGGGGCAGAGAAAGGAGGCTGGGGGCAGAAGCCAGGCAATGCCCCTGGTACCCAGCTCCCGGGCCATGGAGAGAGCTGGTGTCTTGGTTAGCCTGGCACGGGCTCCTCGTCAGGGGGAAGGGCAGCGACTCCTATGTGAGACTATGGGCACTGGCCGCTCAGCCTCCTTTGTGGTCATGAGTGTGAGCCACACCACCCCTGGGCTCCAGCATCCTGACAGTGTCCCTGGGCCCACCCGCAGGCGAGCTCCTCGGCAGGACAATGTCACAGCCAGGGACAAGAGCCCTGTGACGTTGTCTCCTAACGCCGCCCCTgagacaaaccaaacccactcagCTGACTGGCTTTGGGACAGAAGCAGGGGGACAGGCACATGACATCTGTGTCCTGAAGGGACATTGCAGGGTGGCACCAGCATCCACTGATAGACCTGGAGGAGGTCGTGACTCTTGCCCCCTACCCGGGGCCCTCAGAATTCACGCCAGTCCCCCACCTGCCTCACCAGCCCCTTCTTACGCAGGTTAGAGATTCGCTCCTCCATGGGCACCTGCGGGCAGCTGCACTTTCCAAACCTGGTCGTTTGGGGATCCAAAAGATAGCAAGGCCCGGGGCTGCACACGTCAGCGATCCCTGCAGGGCAGTCCAGGAGAGGACCGGTCAGTCCCGAGGACACCAGGGGGCACCTGTACTGCCTCCAGGCAAAAGCTTCCTCCCAAAGAGAGGAGCAGGGGCTCCGGGGGCTCCCCCAATGTAAAATGGACTTTTAGCTCTCAATTTACTAGTCTCGACAAGCACTTGTTCTCAGAGACAGGCCAAACAGCAAGCAGCTCAATCAGCTACCCGACCAAGCAGGGACTGGTGCCAAGGGTATCAAACAACCGGTGTGGTTTAGTGTTAGGATGGGGTCCAGCCCAACCGGGGGGGGTCCCCTGCCcagcctctcctcctccccatctcCTCCTACACCCTTTCCTCTTCCTTCTTGCCTCGGCCAGCAGCCCCTGCCAGGGCTCCAGGCCACCTGGGAGCTTGCAGGACCCTATCACCCAAGCCGGTGTCTGCCCAGCCTCTGTGGCAATTGAACCCagcaggacccagagagcagagcTGACGGTGGTGACCGCATCCCTTCCAGGTTCCCTGGGAGGTCCCCTGGGAGAGGCCCACAGAGAGACCTTCAGGGAGGACAGGTCACTTGAACATCTCTGCCAACTTCCTTGAGGACCTAGAGGGCTGCCTAGAGGTCCTGCACTTCAGTTCCCAGGCTGTGGCTCCAGAGAAAGGCTCCAGGCCTCTCACCACCCCCGCCTCCAACCCCCACCTCTAAGGAAAGGGTGGGTGGGCCATCACTCACGCTTCTCGGAGTGCCGGATGTGCAGGGTATAGGTTGGCTCCTGGAACATGGTGAAGTCATGGTCGATGTAGCCCGTGCATGATGGTCGGCGGTACTTGGCAGGCCCGGGACCTGGGAGGGTGGACAGGACAGCCTTCAGCTTGGGGCTGCCGGGTCagaggcaggggagccccagatgGCGAGCACCAGAAGATCCTGGGGAGCTTTCCACCCACGGATGTCACACTGTGCAGAGACTTCTTTAGAAGAAGTCTGTTCCCAGATCCAAGGCAGCGTCCCTGGGACAGGAAGTAAGCAATAATAAAGACAATGTTATCGTCATGCACTGCTGCTGAGTCAGCGGACCCCCTGCACGGCAGCCCCCAGACCTGACCGCGTGCCGTCTCCATAGTCAGATGTGGGTTGATTCATTGTGACCCGTGGGGCAGacacagatcgccaggcctttcttcctagtctacccCGGTCTGGAAGCCCTAATGAAACCTGCTCAGCACCATAAACCAAACCAAGCAGACGAGCTCACTGCTttcaagtcgattccagctcacagcgaccctacaggacaggatcaaacagcccccgtgggtttctgggtctgtaactcttcacagaaagacagtctcctctttccccagcagagctgcttgtggttttgaaccactgacggtgcagttagcagcccagtgggtgaccacgccacctccagggctcctcttgagcgtcatcaaactcaaactcactgccgagtTGATGCCCACAccgagtgaccctgtaggtcaagGCAGGGCTGTCCTTGTGAGAGTCCAAGGCTATCTTGCAGTGAGGCGCCCAGCATCGACCACGACCCTGCACCAGGGTTCATGAGCAGCACCCAAACCTCCACTGCCCAGTGGGGGCTGCCTTGATGGTGCCTTGGCCTGGGCTCCACCCAGATCGCTGGTACTGAACGCCAGTGGGGCAAGTCCACCCCATGCGGCCCCACACAGGGGCCTTGACAGgaacagcctcctctctctcccccagggcggctggtggatttgaaccgccagtcTTGCGGTTAGCCACCCAATGCTTACCCCCTGCCTTCCCCATAATGAAGGCCGCGTTTAATGAGGTTACTGTTGCGTGCACGGCTCTCCCGAGGTTGCAGAGTAGAGCACGCTTCATGGGGACAGCCAGACTTACCTTTCAAGGTgctgcaggaaccctggtggcatgggggTCACAAGTTgggcacaaggtcggcagtttgaaaccaccagcttcttggGAGGCAGATGGGGCtttcggctcccataaagagctacaatctcagaaactcacagggtagtATTACCCTGACctatgagttgctatgagttggcattgactgactCTGTGCCCAATGagtttgattgtgtgtgtgtgtgtgcgtgtgtgtgtgtgtgtgtgtgtgtgtgtgtttctaggtAGACTCGAGACacgaaccttctggttagcagctgcagGCTGAACCGGTTTTGTCAACCAGGGGCCCTCAGAAAAGTAATCGTTATTGACTGGGAACCTGCTGTGCACCTATCTTACTGATGAGAAGACCGAGGCTTAGAGACCATCAAGCCccgccccagagcacacaagctGGCACACAAAGTGGGAAGTCTTGGGACCATTTAACCATGACCTAAGTCACCTCTCACGCAGAGCAATGACTAGTTATTAACAGCAGAGTAGGAATTAGTTTGTCCACGCTGTGCTTTGAGAGTGAAATTCCAGGGAAACACAGACATTTACAGCTGGGTAACAGGCTGCGCTGACGTCCCCGGCCTTCTCAGAGGCTGGTCtctgccacccccacctccctgaaACAGCCCAGCAGACCCTGGTGCCCATGAGCCTCAGCTTGGAGATGAGGGTCTCCGGGGAACTTGGAAAAGAAGCTGAAGGCAATTCTCAGGCTGCAGGTCTGGTGGCCCTGGGagagggcccagggcccagggcaGGGCTGGCTGCTCTCACCCCTGGCCAAGGCCGCGATGGTGGGCTCCTTGGGCTTTTCCTCCTGCCGTGGAGTCAGCTGCAGCTGCTTCTTAACAGGCTGCTGGAAGCACACAGTCCTCCGAGCCCCCTGCGGTAGTTTCATGTCAGGGGGCCAGGAAGGAGGTGACCGTTGATCCGGTGGGATTCTAACAGCAAACAAGGAGCTGGGCCTGTGTGGGGTCTACCCCGAGACCCCTGGCCGCCCCGGGGCCTCTctgtcctctctctccccctccacaGAAGGAGTGTGTCGACGGAGCAGCTGAAGCAATCTGGGGTGCAGCCAACTGCGGGGCCCAGCAGGCCGGAGCCAGGATGACGTCACACCAGAACGCGGAGTGTTTATTTCTCCCAGTTGCCGTGGCACCTGGGCTGCTGCATAGAAATTCTATGCTGGCAGCTCCGTGGTGGAGCCCTGAGGTCCAGCCAACAGCCAGCCGGCTCCTTCGAGGTGGCTAAACCACCTGAGGGCCCCCAGGGCCGGagacaggaagggaaggggacagacagataccacacacacaccccagagaGATGGCATCCCCCTGCTGACCAGGGCCAGCTCATCCCCTGCTGTGCGTGCTCTCTGGTTGGGGAAAGGGGTGAAAAGGTGGGTGGGTCATGGGGGAAGGGTTCTTGAAACCTACACAGCCTTTTTGGGGGACCCTCTAGCCCTGTCCCTTTCTGGCCCATCTAGCTCTGAGCCAAACTGGACAAGCAGCCTCTTCTCTCTCAGTCTGGTTTTCTTTGGGAAAGGAAGAACCAACTATTTCACACTAAGGTGTGACTGTCTAACTTAAGGAATGTTTGCCTTCTTAtacatgagggggagtgcagagtggggacccaaagcccatctgcaggcaactggccatccccttacagaagggtctcgggaaggagatgagccagtcagggtgcagtgtagcaacaatgaaacatgcaactctcttctagttcctcaatgcttcctctcccccactatcatgaccccaattctaccttaaaactctggctagaccagagcatgtagatgggtacagataagagctggaaacacaggggatccaggacagataaaccccttaggaccaatattgagagtagccataccagagggggaaggggaaggtggggggagaaagggggaaccggtcataaggatctacatataaccacctcccaaggggatggacaaaagaacagtgggtgaagagagacatcagtcagtgtaagacatgaaaaaataataataatttacaaattttcaaggattcatgagggagggagggggaaatgaagaagctgatatcaaggacttgggtggaaagaaaatgttttgaaaatgatgacaacaaatgtacagatgtgcttgacacggtggacggatgtgtggattgtgataaaaggtgtgtgaccccctgcccccaata is a genomic window containing:
- the CIMAP1C gene encoding protein CIMAP1C, which encodes MKLPQGARRTVCFQQPVKKQLQLTPRQEEKPKEPTIAALARGPGPAKYRRPSCTGYIDHDFTMFQEPTYTLHIRHSEKRIADVCSPGPCYLLDPQTTRFGKCSCPQVPMEERISNLRLSPTPAASWYKVEKVPPPGERRAPQYTFGQRCPYRVTDWNPAPNQYHLPLLLGPDTPTTQAAPCYSLAPECKNWFYKEDVAGGPGPAEHTRPELSVFQPRSPSYSLAQRFGYPVDHTPRPGPGSHNVQQVSLHKPRTPAFTMGIKHSPHLCPLVIHILD